In Bacteroidales bacterium, the DNA window TCGGTTTTTAAAAAAACAAGCGATAAAAAGAAAGGAGAATGTTATGATGGATGGATTTGGGTGTCACGGATGGGGAATGGGAATGGGCTGGTGGTGGGTTATAGGGCTCATTATCGTAATTGCCGTTGTTTGGATGGTTGTTAAAGGAATGAGTCAAAATAACCGCCCCGGCAACCTACCCGAAAGTAAGTCGGCGCTCGATATTTTAAAAGAGCGTTATGCCAAGGGAGAAATTGATAAACAAGAATTTGAAGAACGAAAAAAAGATTTAATGTAAAATAAAAAATCATGAAGTATTACATTGAAAAGATAACAGAGTACGGTTTCGATGAAGCTATCGAAAAAGTAACCGAAGAACTGAAAAAAGAAGGTTTCGGGGTGTTGACCGAAATTGATGTACAGGCTACTTTAAAAAAGAAGCTGGACGTAAATTTCAAAAAATACCAGATTTTAGGGGCTTGCAATCCACCCTTTGCTCATGAAGCATTGATAGCGGAAAACAAAATCGGAGCCATGCTTCCCTGCAATGTAATTGTGCAGGAGCTGGATAATGGCAAAACAGAAGTAGCTGCCGTTGACCC includes these proteins:
- a CDS encoding SHOCT domain-containing protein, whose translation is MMDGFGCHGWGMGMGWWWVIGLIIVIAVVWMVVKGMSQNNRPGNLPESKSALDILKERYAKGEIDKQEFEERKKDLM
- a CDS encoding DUF302 domain-containing protein, whose product is MKYYIEKITEYGFDEAIEKVTEELKKEGFGVLTEIDVQATLKKKLDVNFKKYQILGACNPPFAHEALIAENKIGAMLPCNVIVQELDNGKTEVAAVDPVASMLAVQNDKLSAIAEEIRSKLQKVIESV